Proteins co-encoded in one Haloarcula sp. DT43 genomic window:
- a CDS encoding adenosylhomocysteinase yields MTTPISERLDDLDEARESGRKKMDWAIQHMPICGALREQFEADQPFAGERIGMAMHVEAKTAVLAEILAAGGAEVAITGCNPLSTHDDVSAALDAVDGVTSYAERGVDDEAYYDAIEAVIDHEPTITVDDGMDLVAAIHEDYPELIDTIVGGAEETTTGVHRLRAMDEDGELKYPVFAVNDTPMKRLFDNVHGTGESSLASIAMTTNLSWAGKTVVVAGYGYCGKGVAKKAAGQNADVVVTEVEPRRALEAHMEGYDVKPMAEAAAEGDVFITTTGNRDVVVEEHFEAMQDGVLLANAGHFDVEVDLDALSDLAADTYESRDGVRTYELADGRRLNVLAEGRLVNLATPVALGHPVEVMDQSFGVQAVCVRELVENGDDYDAGVHAVPDELDKEVAEIKLDAEGVEFDALTDTQAEYMDSWQHGT; encoded by the coding sequence ATGACGACGCCTATTTCAGAGCGACTTGACGACCTCGACGAGGCTCGTGAGTCCGGCCGCAAGAAGATGGACTGGGCCATTCAGCACATGCCCATCTGCGGCGCGCTCCGCGAGCAGTTCGAGGCCGACCAGCCCTTCGCCGGCGAGCGCATCGGCATGGCGATGCACGTCGAAGCGAAGACCGCCGTCCTGGCCGAAATCCTCGCCGCCGGCGGCGCGGAGGTCGCAATCACCGGCTGTAACCCCCTCTCGACGCACGACGACGTGAGCGCCGCGCTGGACGCCGTCGACGGCGTCACCTCCTACGCCGAGCGGGGCGTCGACGACGAGGCGTACTACGACGCCATCGAGGCGGTCATCGACCACGAGCCGACCATCACCGTCGACGACGGCATGGACCTCGTGGCGGCCATCCACGAGGACTACCCCGAGCTCATCGACACCATCGTCGGCGGGGCCGAGGAGACCACCACCGGCGTCCACCGCCTGCGCGCCATGGACGAGGACGGCGAACTGAAGTACCCGGTGTTCGCCGTCAACGACACGCCGATGAAGCGCCTGTTCGACAACGTCCACGGCACCGGCGAGTCCTCGCTGGCCTCCATCGCCATGACGACGAACCTCTCGTGGGCCGGCAAGACCGTCGTCGTCGCCGGCTACGGCTACTGCGGCAAGGGTGTCGCGAAGAAGGCTGCCGGCCAGAACGCCGACGTGGTCGTCACGGAGGTCGAGCCCCGCCGCGCGCTCGAAGCCCACATGGAGGGCTACGACGTGAAGCCGATGGCCGAGGCCGCCGCCGAGGGCGACGTGTTCATCACGACGACGGGCAACCGCGACGTGGTCGTCGAGGAGCACTTCGAGGCCATGCAGGACGGCGTCCTGCTGGCTAACGCCGGCCACTTCGACGTGGAGGTCGACCTCGACGCGCTGTCGGACCTCGCCGCCGACACCTACGAGTCCCGCGACGGCGTCCGGACCTACGAGCTGGCCGACGGCCGCCGACTGAACGTGCTGGCGGAGGGCCGTCTGGTCAACCTCGCTACCCCCGTCGCGCTGGGCCACCCCGTCGAGGTCATGGACCAGAGCTTCGGCGTGCAGGCCGTCTGCGTCCGCGAACTGGTCGAGAACGGCGACGACTACGACGCCGGCGTCCACGCCGTCCCGGACGAACTGGACAAGGAGGTCGCCGAAATCAAACTGGACGCCGAGGGCGTCGAATTCGACGCGCTGACCGACACGCAGGCCGAGTATATGGATTCCTGGCAGCATGGGACGTAG